The Oryzias latipes chromosome 4, ASM223467v1 genome includes a window with the following:
- the LOC105353998 gene encoding uncharacterized protein LOC105353998 isoform X2, with protein MAVWLKQAVLLLLTVAEAAMVGNSDEILLRESGGHGSPKERWNISARSLTFKCLIHADSVRYRVTFFFNDTKNNSLSCQTGTCGNLETSTTKQEQKNQTQPYMKCNCTTWEIHNVTSANNGFYSCETVTEIPDLRTNKSTQVEVFIEGSSVESTTLSRRTETKVPLENSPSSSMWPWLLVGVSSLIVVILMVLCVIFRRACLRNRDELDPVYANTHPKKKERSPRPPPRPDQLKLAEPYQNLRTPSPSRRYEEGKRRLRP; from the exons ATGGCAGTGTGGCTGAAACAGGCAGTTCTGCTGTTACTCACAG tGGCAGAAGCAGCCATGGTGGGAAATTCAGATGAAATTCTTCTGAGAGAGTCTGGAGGTCATGGATCACCCAAGGAACGGTGGAATATTTCTGCTCGATCTCTAACTTTCAAGTGCCTCATTCATGCTGATTCTGTCCGCTAtcgtgtgactttttttttcaatgataccAAGAACAATTCCCTGAGCTGTCAGACTGGGACTTGTGGTAATTTGGAAACCTCCACTACAAAGCAGGAGCAAAAGAATCAAACACAGCCTTACATGAAGTGCAACTGTACAACGTGGGAAATACACAATGTTACCAGTGCAAACAATGGATTTTACTCTTGTGAAACTGTAACAGAGATTCCTGATCTAAGAACGAACAAGAGCACGCAAGTGGAAGTGTTCATCG AGGGGAGCTCAGTGGAAAGTACAACATTGTCTAGAAGGACAGAAACAAAAG TACCACTGGAAAACAGCCCATCCTCCTCGATGTGGCCGTGGCTCCTGGTGGGTGTGTCTTCTCTCATCGTGGTCATCCTGATGGTTCTGTGTGTGATCTTCAGAAGAGCGTGCCTCAGAAACAGAG ATGAACTAGACCCCGTCTATGCAAACACCCACCCCAAGAAGAAGGAGCGCTCCCCTCGGCCTCCGCCCCGGCCGGATCAACTGAAGCTGGCCGAACCCTATCAGAACCTGCGGACCCCGAGCCCCTCCAGGAGGTACGAAGAGGGCAAACGCAGACTCAGACCCTGA
- the LOC105353998 gene encoding uncharacterized protein LOC105353998 isoform X4: MAVWLKQAVLVLLTVAEAAMVGNSDEILLRESGGHGSPKERWNISARSLTFKCLIHADSVRYRVTFFFNDTKNNSLSCQTGTCGNLETSTTKQEQKNQTQPYMKCNCTTWEIHNVTSANNGFYSCETVTEIPDLRTNKSTQVEVFIVPLENSPSSSMWPWLLVGVSSLIVVILMVLCVIFRRACLRNRDELDPVYANTHPKKKERSPRPPPRPDQLKLAEPYQNLRTPSPSRRYEEGKRRLRP; the protein is encoded by the exons ATGGCAGTGTGGTTGAAACAGGCAGTTCTGGTGTTACTCACAG tGGCAGAAGCAGCCATGGTGGGAAATTCAGATGAAATTCTTCTGAGAGAGTCTGGAGGTCATGGATCACCCAAGGAACGGTGGAATATTTCTGCTCGATCTCTAACTTTCAAGTGCCTCATTCATGCTGATTCTGTCCGCTAtcgtgtgactttttttttcaatgataccAAGAACAATTCCCTGAGCTGTCAGACTGGGACTTGTGGTAATTTGGAAACCTCCACTACAAAGCAGGAGCAAAAGAATCAAACACAGCCTTACATGAAGTGCAACTGTACAACGTGGGAAATACACAATGTTACCAGTGCAAACAATGGATTTTACTCTTGTGAAACTGTAACAGAGATTCCTGATCTAAGAACGAACAAGAGCACGCAAGTGGAAGTGTTCATCG TACCACTGGAAAACAGCCCATCCTCCTCGATGTGGCCGTGGCTCCTGGTGGGTGTGTCTTCTCTCATCGTGGTCATCCTGATGGTTCTGTGTGTGATCTTCAGAAGAGCGTGCCTCAGAAACAGAG ATGAACTAGACCCCGTCTATGCAAACACCCACCCCAAGAAGAAGGAGCGCTCCCCTCGGCCTCCGCCCCGGCCGGATCAACTGAAGCTGGCCGAACCCTATCAGAACCTGCGGACCCCGAGCCCCTCCAGGAGGTACGAAGAGGGCAAACGCAGACTCAGACCCTGA
- the LOC101160153 gene encoding E3 ubiquitin-protein ligase MARCH2: MTTGRCFHLPGSLCDCANATGLWKGVEDGGADGCQAHYVTQVTAIDGRLLSSVLKPVSVQSDGSMCRICHEGGSSEDLLSPCDCTGTQGAVHKSCLEKWLSSSNTSYCELCHTEFCIERQQRPLTEWLQEPGPRNEKRTLFWDMVCFLFITPLAAISGWLCLRGAQDHLQLGKWLQATGLIALTIALFTIYILWTLVSFRYHCQLYSEWRKTNQRVCLLIPEAKEANFSQHSLLSNELLKKSSTENILLPVGKSCEFESCPHAGR; encoded by the exons atgacaacaggGAGGTGTTTCCACCTGCCCGGCTCTCTCTGTGACTGTGCCAACGCCACAGGCCTGTGGAAGGGCGTGGAGGACGGTGGTGCCGACGGGTGCCAGGCGCACTATGTGACCCAGGTCACAGCCATAGATGGTCGATTGCTGTCCTCTGTGCTCAAGCCAGTCAGTGTGCAAAG CGATGGCTCCATGTGTCGTATTTGCCATGAGGGAGGCAGCAGTGAAGATCTGCTGTCGCCGTGCGATTGCACAGGAACGCAGGGCGCCGTGCACAAGAGCTGCTTGGAGAAGTGGCTGTCGTCTTCCAACACCAGCTACTGTGAGCTTTGCCACACGGAGTTCTGCATCGAGCGCCAGCAGCGGCCTCTCACAGAG TGGCTGCAGGAGCCCGGTCCTCGTAACGAGAAGAGGACGCTGTTCTGGGACATGGTGTGTTTCCTGTTTATCACGCCCCTTGCCGCCATCTCCGGCTGGCTGTGCTTGAGGGGCGCTCAGGACCATCTCCAGCTGGGGAAATGGCTGCAGGCCACTGGTCTCATTGCTCTCACCATTGCTCTCTTTACCATTTATATCCTCTGGACTCTg GTGTCATTCCGCTACCACTGTCAGCTGTACTCTGAGTGGAGGAAAACAAATCAGAGAGTATGTCTTCTCATTCCTGAAGCCAAGGAGGCAAACTTTTCCCAGCATTCTTTGCTCTCGAACGAACTACTGAAAAAGTCCAGCACTGAAAACATC ttgCTGCCCGTCGGTAAATCTTGTGAGTTTGAGAGCTGCCCTCATGCTGGGCGTTGA
- the fsd1 gene encoding fibronectin type III and SPRY domain-containing protein 1, with the protein MGDQKESLRKITHTLAVKNEEISNFICSLKQSLDNLETNSNRVQEDLESEFSCLHAVLDEMKESMLTRIKQERASRTYELQSQLSACTKALESSEELLELANQTLCSSQTDGFSQAAKDIKDSVTMAPAFRLSLKTKASDNMSHLMVDFSQERELLQALKFLPVPATPEIQVSECQVCDNTVTVSWTIPEPDSKIDHYILEYRRTNHEGPPRVREDYPWMVVEGIRQMEHTVTGLRFDTRYMTFRVRACNKAVAGDFSEPVTLETHAFNFKLDSGSAHQNLKVEDLSVEWDSCGGKVQDIRKEKNRTNSPMHSPARSALMSPKRAPTARPGRDRFTAESYTVLADTMIDAGQQYWEVRFDKESKAFAVGVALRSLGRFDQLGKSSASWCIHLNNWLQQSLTAKHNNKARTLDCSIPGSIGVYVNYEEGILSFYNAKTKQLMHTFKTKFQQPVIPAFMVWNGSFSVVTGLQVPTVVQSGQRKNSGTSSSNASLT; encoded by the exons ATGGGAGACCAGAAG GAGTCTCTGCGGAAGATCACCCACACGCTGGCCGTGAAGAACGAGGAGATCTCAAACTTCATCTGTTCCCTCAAACAAAGCCTGGACAACTTGGAG ACCAACTCCAACCGAGTGCAGGAGGACTTGGAGTCTGAGTTCAGCTGCCTTCACGCCGTTCTGGATGAGATGAAGGAGAGCATGCTGACCCGCATCAAGCAGGAGAGAGCCAGCCGCACATACGAGCTGCAG AGTCAGCTGAGCGCCTGCACCAAGGCCCTGGAGAGCtcagaggagctgctggagctggCCAACCAAACGCTGTGCTCGTCTCAAACGGATGGCTTCTCTCAG GCGGCCAAAGACATTAAGGATAG CGTGACGATGGCGCCGGCCTTTCGCCTCTCTCTGAAGACCAAAGCCAGCGACAACATGAGTCACTTGatggtggatttcagccaggaGAGGGAGTTGTTGCAGGCTCTTAAGTTTCTTCCAG TTCCAGCAACTCCAGAAATTCAGGTATCAGAGTGCCAGGTGTGTGATAACACCGTGACTGTGTCCTGGACCATACCAGAGCCGGACAGCAAAATAGACCACTACATACTGGAATATCGACGCACCAATCACGAGGGGCCGCCGCGCGTCAGGGAAGACTACCCCTGGATGGTGGTGGAAGGGATACGGCAGATGGAGCACACAGTCACAG GTCTGCGTTTCGACACCCGATACATGACGTTTAGAGTGAGAGCGTGTAACAAAGCTGTGGCTGGAGACTTCTCTGAGCCTGTTACACTGGAAACTCATG CTTTCAATTTCAAACTGGACTCTGGCTCAGCCCACCAGAACCTGAAGGTGGAGGACCTGAGTGTGGAGTGGGACAGCTGTGGAGGGAAGGTGCAAGACATTCGCAAAGAGAAAAACCGCACCAACTCACCAATGCACTCCCCCGCCAG GTCAGCTCTGATGTCACCTAAAAGAGCACCAACAGCGCGGCCTGGCAGAGACCGCTTTACGGCAGAGTCCTACACAGTGTTGG CTGACACCATGATCGATGCAGGCCAGCAGTACTGGGAAGTGCGGTTTGACAAGGAGAGCAAGGCTTTTGCCGTGGGGGTTGCACTGCGGAGCCTGGGCCGGTTCGACCAGCTGGGGAAAAGCAGCGCTTCGTGGTGCATCCATCTAAACAACTGGCTGCAGCAGAGCCtcacagcaaaacacaacaacaaggCTCGAACACTTGACTGTTCCATCCCAGGCAGCATAGGAGTCTACGTGAATTATGAGGAAG GCATACTGTCCTTTTATAATGCCAAAACCAAGCAACTCATGCACACCTTCAAAACCAAGTTCCAGCAGCCAGTCATCCCAGCTTTCATG GTCTGGAACGGAAGCTTCTCTGTGGTGACGGGGCTGCAGGTTCCCACCGTGGTGCAGAGCGGACAGAGGAAGAACAGCGGCACCAGCAGCTCCAACGCCAGTCTCACATAA
- the LOC105353998 gene encoding uncharacterized protein LOC105353998 isoform X1, which produces MAVWLKQAVLVLLTVAEAAMVGNSDEILLRESGGHGSPKERWNISARSLTFKCLIHADSVRYRVTFFFNDTKNNSLSCQTGTCGNLETSTTKQEQKNQTQPYMKCNCTTWEIHNVTSANNGFYSCETVTEIPDLRTNKSTQVEVFIEGSSVESTTLSRRTETKVPLENSPSSSMWPWLLVGVSSLIVVILMVLCVIFRRACLRNRDELDPVYANTHPKKKERSPRPPPRPDQLKLAEPYQNLRTPSPSRRYEEGKRRLRP; this is translated from the exons ATGGCAGTGTGGTTGAAACAGGCAGTTCTGGTGTTACTCACAG tGGCAGAAGCAGCCATGGTGGGAAATTCAGATGAAATTCTTCTGAGAGAGTCTGGAGGTCATGGATCACCCAAGGAACGGTGGAATATTTCTGCTCGATCTCTAACTTTCAAGTGCCTCATTCATGCTGATTCTGTCCGCTAtcgtgtgactttttttttcaatgataccAAGAACAATTCCCTGAGCTGTCAGACTGGGACTTGTGGTAATTTGGAAACCTCCACTACAAAGCAGGAGCAAAAGAATCAAACACAGCCTTACATGAAGTGCAACTGTACAACGTGGGAAATACACAATGTTACCAGTGCAAACAATGGATTTTACTCTTGTGAAACTGTAACAGAGATTCCTGATCTAAGAACGAACAAGAGCACGCAAGTGGAAGTGTTCATCG AGGGGAGCTCAGTGGAAAGTACAACATTGTCTAGAAGGACAGAAACAAAAG TACCACTGGAAAACAGCCCATCCTCCTCGATGTGGCCGTGGCTCCTGGTGGGTGTGTCTTCTCTCATCGTGGTCATCCTGATGGTTCTGTGTGTGATCTTCAGAAGAGCGTGCCTCAGAAACAGAG ATGAACTAGACCCCGTCTATGCAAACACCCACCCCAAGAAGAAGGAGCGCTCCCCTCGGCCTCCGCCCCGGCCGGATCAACTGAAGCTGGCCGAACCCTATCAGAACCTGCGGACCCCGAGCCCCTCCAGGAGGTACGAAGAGGGCAAACGCAGACTCAGACCCTGA
- the LOC101162205 gene encoding signal-transducing adaptor protein 1 — MMANRTWRKRNQLPHCYHEGYLEKSTPDDDETSQKLWACLCGNSLFFFNEKRDNDYIEKLDLTGFVSVRNISSDHFSKAARFSLQLKSGTTNFTASNSESRELWKAFIQSIAQLSVPPSLTLLPGQIHMLNEVIEQEEERLKNLQSPSAGQNTSVHADMPACYYPISRIEASLLLEREAARGNMLLRPSRDGASYAITTRQELDRALYKHYRVTSRPEGGFVIDVNNPVHCDSLHDVITHLVEQTNGVLVPLIIEGPYERNFSFIASDAESGERTEKPLPNLQRALRQDVRTMSSQKLEPNLTEEERVYMNDDLIVMQQKKPDLPVPPPRPKKEETPKKILMPPLPAPRRASYIAPSSASPASAELNTSPDCPKQLPLAAISELKLKLNLRPVIQK; from the exons ATGATGGCAAACCGAACCTGGCGAAAGAGGAATCAGCTGCCGCACTGTTACCACGAGGGTTACCTGGAGAAGAGCACGCCTGATGATGATGAG ACATCCCAAAAGCTGTGGGCATGCTTGTGTGGAAACTCcctctttttcttcaatgaaaaGAGAGACAACGAT TACATAGAAAAACTGGACCTGACTGGATTTGTCTCAGTGAGAAACATCAGTTCAGATCATTTCTCAAAGGCGGCCAGGTTCAGCCTCCAGCTGAAAAGTGGAACCACCAATTTCACT GCCTCAAACTCAGAAAGTCGAGAGCTATGGAAGGCCTTCATTCAGTCTATTGCTCAG CTGTCAGTACCTCCGTCTCTTACGCTGCTGCCTGGTCAAATCCACATGCTGAATGAGGTAATTGAGCAGGAAGAGGAGAGATTGAAAAATCTGCAATCACCTTCCGCTGGTCAAAACACCAGCGTCCATGCAGATATGCCAGC ATGTTACTATCCCATCTCCCGCATTGAGGCGTCTTTGCTGCTCGAGAGAGAAGCTGCGAGAGGAAACATGCTGCTAAGGCCCAGCAGGGATGGAGCGTCCTACGCCATTACCACAAGACAAGAACTTGACAG ggcTCTGTACAAACACTACCGTGTGACAAGCAGACCAGAAGGGGGTTTTGTGATTGATGTGAACAATCCT GTCCACTGTGACTCACTGCATGACGTGATCACCCACTTGGTAGAACAGACGAATGGAGTTCTGGTTCCTCTCATCATTGAGGGACCCTATGAAAGAAATTTCT CTTTTATTGCTTCAGATGCAGAAAGTGGGGAGCGAACTGAGAAGCCTTTACCAAACCTTCAGAGGGCGTTAAGGCAGG aTGTTCGGACCATGTCGTCTCAAAAACTAGAGCCGAATCTGACAGAAGAGGAGAGGGTGTACATGAATGACGATC TGATAGTGATGCAACAAAAGAAGCCAGATCTCCCTGTTCCTCCTCCACGGC CTAAGAAAGAGGAAACTCCAAAAAAGATACTGATGCCTCCTCTACCTGCTCCTCGCAGAGCCAGCTACATCGCACCATCCTCTGCCTCTCCAGCCAGTGCTGAGCTAAACACCAGTCCAGACTGCCCAAAACAGC TTCCTTTAGCAGCCATATCAGAGCTAAAGCTTAAACTCAACCTGAGGCCAGTGATTCAGAAGTGA
- the LOC105353998 gene encoding uncharacterized protein LOC105353998 isoform X3: MAVWLKQAVLLLLTVAEAAVVGNSNEIILSESGGHGSPREQWNISARSLKFQCGIPIDGNRYRVIFYFKDPNTNITLNCSTMIRGNSNSSTTLPKEEQTGKCQNKTQPNKCCGTTWEIQNLTSANNGFYYCETVVELPKLTKIKSMEVEVFIVPPVNIPSSSLWLWLLVGVSSLIVVILMVLCVIFRRACLREELDPVYANTQPKSKECSPRPAPRPDQLKLDGPYQNLRTPSPSRRYEEGKRRFRP, encoded by the exons ATGGCAGTGTGGCTGAAACAGGCAGTTCTGCTGTTACTCACAG TGGCAGAAGCAGCCGTGGTgggaaattcaaatgaaattaTTCTGAGTGAGTCTGGAGGTCATGGATCACCCAGGGAACAGTGGAATATTTCTGCTCGCTCTCTAAAATTCCAGTGTGGCATACCAATTGATGGTAACCGCTATCGagtgattttttatttcaaggatCCAAATACCAACATTACCCTGAACTGTAGCACTATGATTCGGGGAAACTCAAATTCCTCCACTACTCTACCAAAGGAGGAGCAAACAGGAAAgtgccaaaataaaacacagcccAACAAGTGCTGCGGTACAACATGGGAAATACAAAACCTTACCAGTGCAAACAATGGATTTTACTATTGTGAAACTGTAGTAGAGCTTCCTAAGCTAACTAAGATCAAGAGCATGGAAGTGGAAGTTTTCATTG TACCACCAGTAAACATCCCATCCTCCTCACTGTGGCTGTGGCTCCTGGTGGGTGTGTCTTCTCTCATCGTGGTCATCCTGATGGTTCTATGTGTGATCTTCAGAAGAGCGTGCCTCAGAG AGGAACTAGACCCCGTCTATGCAAACACCCAACCCAAGAGCAAGGAGTGCTCGCCCcggcctgcgccccgacccgatCAGCTAAAGCTGGACGGGCCCTATCAGAACCTGCGGACCCCGAGCCCCTCCAGGAGGTACGAAGAGGGCAAACGCAGATTCAGACCCTGA
- the LOC101159906 gene encoding ras-related protein Rab-11B: MGNRDDEYDFLFKVVLIGDSGVGKSNLLSRFTRNEFNLESKSTIGVEFATRSIQVDGKTIKAQIWDTAGQERYRAITSAYYRGAVGALLVYDIAKHLTYENVERWLKELRDHADSNIVIMLVGNKSDLRHLRAVPTDEARAFAEKNTLSFIETSALDSTNVEEAFKNVLTEIYRIVSQKQIADRSAHDESPGNNVVDISVPPTSDGQKGNKIQCCQSP; the protein is encoded by the exons ATGGGGAACAGAGACGACGAGTATGATTTCTTATTTAAAG TGGTTCTGATCGGGGACTCTGGTGTGGGGAAGAGCAACCTGCTGTCCCGTTTCACGCGTAACGAGTTTAACCTGGAGAGCAAGAGCACCATAGGGGTGGAGTTTGCCACTCGCAGCATCCAGGTGGACGGGAAGACGATAAAGGCTCAGATATGGGACACGGCTGGACAGGAGCGCTACAGAGCCATCACCTCAGC ATATTACCGGGGCGCAGTGGGGGCCCTTCTAGTCTACGACATCGCCAAACACCTGACGTACGAGAATGTGGAGCGCTGGCTGAAGGAGCTGAGGGACCACGCTGACAGCAACATCGTCATCATGCTGGTTGGAAACAAGAGCGACCTGCGCCACCTCAGGGCCGTGCCCACGGATGAGGCCCGCGCCTTTGCAG AAAAGAACACGCTGTCATTCATTGAGACATCGGCGTTGGATTCCACAAACGTAGAAGAAGCATTCAAGAACGTCCTAACAG AAATCTACCGCATCGTGTCACAGAAGCAGATTGCAGACAGATCTGCACACGACGAGTCTCCAGGCAACAACGTGGTCGACATAAGCGTCCCGCCGACCTCTGATGGCCAGAAGGGCAACAAAATTCAGTGCTGTCAGAGTCCGTGA